GATGACTCAATACGGACTCGATGATCCGATTTATATTCAATATGGGCGTTATTTATTGAATGTCTTGAGACTCGATTTAGGGCCTTCATACAGGTACGAGGGGATTTCAGTAAATGAGATAATTTCAGAGAGCTTCCCGGTCTCGTTCATGGTCGGCGGGCTTGCTTTGATTCTTGCGCTGTTAGTGGGAATTCCTGCGGGCATTATTTCGGCATTGAATCGCGGCAAATGGCAGGATCGGCTTTCTATGATTCTTGCGACACTGGGAGTAACTATTCCGGGATTTATAATTGCTGCTTTGCTTGTATATATTTTTGCGTGGCGTTTAGGCTGGGCGACTGTAGGATTCTGGGAAGGATTTTCTACGGCGATTTTACCGGCTTTGACTCTTGCGTTATATCCGGCGGCGTTTATTTCTCGTTTAGTTCGTTCGAGCATGTTGGAAATTTTGACTCAGGACTATATAAGAACTGCATATTCTAAAGGTTTGAGCGAGTTTGCTATAATTTATATTCACGCTCTAAAGAATGCAATTATTCCCGTCATAACTTATTTAGGGCCTCTTACCGCGGGAATCTTAACGGGGAGTTTTGTAGTTGAACAAGTTTTCGGAGTTCCCGGGCTCGGCACATTCTTTGTAACAAGCATAAATAATAGAGATTACACGACTATAATGGGAGTTACTATATTTTATAGTGCGCTGTTAGTATTCTTTAATTTGATTGCTGATTGCTGCCTAGCTTTGATAGATCCCAGAATCAAATTACAATAATAAATAGTGAGGGAATA
The Synergistaceae bacterium genome window above contains:
- a CDS encoding ABC transporter permease produces the protein MGKYFFRRVLVSLLTLFVVITITFFMMQAIPGGPFTEEKAIPDFVIEKMMTQYGLDDPIYIQYGRYLLNVLRLDLGPSYRYEGISVNEIISESFPVSFMVGGLALILALLVGIPAGIISALNRGKWQDRLSMILATLGVTIPGFIIAALLVYIFAWRLGWATVGFWEGFSTAILPALTLALYPAAFISRLVRSSMLEILTQDYIRTAYSKGLSEFAIIYIHALKNAIIPVITYLGPLTAGILTGSFVVEQVFGVPGLGTFFVTSINNRDYTTIMGVTIFYSALLVFFNLIADCCLALIDPRIKLQ